GTtcgaaacaaatataaataaagcacTAGCTGACATCAATGATTGGACAAAAAGTAATTCTCTTAATATCAATATTGGTAAGACCTCGTTTATGCAGTTTTTTTCATATAAGTCGAAACCTGGGGATCTGTCTATAAATATTGGTAACTCTCCTATTCATGAGAGTCGTAGCGTAAAATTTTTAGGTTTAACAATCGATGAACACCTGAACTGGAAACATCATATTGATTCAGTTTGTTCTAAATTAGCGAGGTTTGTTTTCGCCCTAAGAAAACTTAAGAATTCTGTTTCCACCGGGGCAGCATTAACCGCCTATTATGGTTATGTGTCGTCTACCCTCAACTATGGTCTCTTGCTGTGGGGGAACTCTGTGGACATCCATAGGGCATTCCTAATTCAAAAGAAATGTTTACGTGCAGTGGTGCTGCTCGTTTTGATGACAGCTGTAGACCGCTCTTCAAAAAGTTTAAAGTTCTGCCCTTGGCCTGTATGTATATCTAAAAGGCGTGTCTATTTACTAAGGACCACCCAGAATACTTTAAAACACGTGGCAGATGGTTCGGAGGGGAGCTTCGCGCAATACAAAAATCTGTTGTATCAACCCCCTTGCCACTCTGACATCTCTATGAGGCATGCCTGTAACATGTGTATCGTGCTGTATAATAACCTTCCTGACGAGTTGAAGGTGTTGCATGgtagattatttaatttatgctcttgttgtacaatctactattgttagtTTTGATACCTCCAGAATCACGGTGCTGATTCTCATATTCCAAAGTAAAACCGTCTGTGGCAGTTTTGTCTgctaataaaacatgtctggtCTAGATAATGGTCGTTATTACATGGCGTAAATTCCTGTAATAGCGATGCAATTTGCCGCCGCGTCGCCTGCCGCCCGCCGACGTAATGCCGCAAAACTATTTCTTTTACTCTTTTCTAAGTAAGTACCATACTATTTAcgtcttcttttgtttttcataaaattaaatattttatgattaaattttttttaccttgattttagagaagctcgattcTTATTCGTCGTATTCTTATCGTCTCGTGagcatggcgcatgcaactgtggcGAAATATCGAGCTTGAATAAAATCAGGGTCTTGGTCGTATGTCCAAGGTATTATAACCAAAGTTATTAGGGAACATACAATTAGGACAAAAGATAttagggattccaatatagacccatAAAATCAAAGTACGcgaaacaaaacccgaatttaaatcaaaaaagttagtaggtaatgaccgcgatagtctaaaacattgtacttattaaaaaaaatcgttatttcATTGATAAACTTGTGTTAATAAGAATCACGCTTAGTATACAAAATTGGTACTTGAAAGTTCACACAAATTGaaactttccttttttttcgaaatcgATCATAAAGAACCACCTCTTTTCCTGACCTAATAGATTTTCACCTAGGGCTAAATTCAAACATGTCTGACACCAGTATTTATGCGTGCCAGACATGCTTGAAGGTTTTAGAAAAGTTTCAATATTTTCACGGTTTACTATTTACAATCTGTTTTTATACGTTCCAAACCAAACACTCATAATATTCTCATGCGACACGAAATTGtgaaaaactagctgttgctcgcggctCCATCTGCGATTAATTCACTTATTGCTATCTGGGTACCTTATTTTTTctgggtacctacctaaaaactTTCCTGTGTCCTTCCCtcccaggatctcaaactatctgcatgctgcggtttaagcgtgaagaggtaacagacaggcaGAGTTACATAAGTTACGATGTTTTCATTAGAGTAATtgaaatatagatttttttttttcttgtttgaaTCAATCAGCGCAAGCACATACACTGTCATACACGTATTAAGTTAAACATATTGAAAACGCCTTAGCACAACTTGTTCAAGCTATTTAAGACACTTGTTGAAACGGCGGAGTTTTGTGTGTTTAAACAGACTTGAAATTATAATCCTAGTATTTCAAGCCTGTGAATCAAATTCAGAAGACCAATTATTTTTGCAGAATAATCAAGCTAGACCAGATAAAACTACGCCTTCATCgtacgtaacgtaacgtaatgTACACTATCGCTTCACGAAAGGACGACTAGGACTGACCAAATAACCGTGACTGTACGTACAGACTTAGTACCTTTTGGCTATTCTTCGATGAACTAAAAAATGTCTAGTCTATGACACATCTGTCTGACTGACATTGATTGACGTTTGCATAACcaagaaaatatttacattacacagagaaaaaaaggaaagaaaaactataataaaattaattcccCTCGAGCGACACACTGAAACTGTGTCAAATCTGAAATATTTCCATAGTTGCAGATCTCTCAAGCAACGATGGGTAACTGGAAGCTCGAGGTTGGAAGAATGGCGATGTACATGTCTTTCCCCGTGATGTTATTCCACTTCTTCAACCAGCCAACTTATTTTGAGGAATGGGTGACAAACACCAAGCGTCAAATCTTCCCGCCGGAAAATAAAAGCGATAGGGAAGATATACAGCAGCTTATTCAAGACATGAGGAAGAAACAGATTCAAGCATTTGAGAAAGAATAATTAGATAAATTGTACAAAACAATAGCTTTATGTAATAAATTAGACTATATTGTGAATATTGttaagctgtccacgcattaaaacaaaaagttcAACCAGTAACAacttgtttattaataaaataatttattctatCTTTGTACCTTTATTTCTGtacttaaaataacttaaagtagttcctattaaTGCTGCGAATAATGACATATATATTACACGTTGCACACCAAAGTATTGCCCTATTACACCTGCTGCCATGGGAGCAATAACCCCTGACACAGACCTCACACTGTTTGAAGCTCCAATTAATGTGCCTCTATGTTCTCCGTGACCTCTCTTCAATACCATTTCTAAAGTAACCAATCTGCCAACAGCAGTACAAGTTGCAAGAGGAATTAAGAAGAAAGCATACatgtaaatattaaatgaaaaaattagTCCCAACACGGACAAAGTCAAGATAAAAAATACATGGAAGTTCCTTTGACTATAATCTGTATCTGttttataaaaactattaatataccCAATAAAATAACTGGACACTGATCCTATAACACCCTGAAATGATATGATGTAACCAATATACTTTGGTGTTAAATCATAAgtactttttaaatataagGCATAATTGGAATAATAGGCAGCCATGGCAAACCCAACTAAACCTTTGAAGAAAAATA
The sequence above is a segment of the Choristoneura fumiferana chromosome 9, NRCan_CFum_1, whole genome shotgun sequence genome. Coding sequences within it:
- the LOC141431283 gene encoding protein PET100 homolog, mitochondrial-like, with amino-acid sequence MGNWKLEVGRMAMYMSFPVMLFHFFNQPTYFEEWVTNTKRQIFPPENKSDREDIQQLIQDMRKKQIQAFEKE